The following coding sequences are from one Paraburkholderia caballeronis window:
- a CDS encoding MFS transporter, translating into MRTIDNIIEHRGGAGVSGPVTRGSIIARLERMPTNAMQIRARVLIGLATFFDGFDVIAIAATLPILIQKWHLTPWEIGFLIASGSVGQLFGAFLFPWLAERHGRVRAIAWSSGIIGVTSILCGFAPTFAAFAALRVVQGFGLGGELPVAATYINEISRAHGRGRFVLLYEIVFPIGLLASNALGAWVVPRFGWEAMYFIGGLPLVLFFVLRRLVPESPRWLAERERLGDADNAMTVFERSAKGPLAPVAHAAEFDELANRHPKRRMKDLFGPAYLKRTLAVAMLWITCGFIQYGLSTWLPTIYRTLYHAPLQLALNLAVAASVLGVVGSLVCALLVDKVGRKPIINVSFVLCAVSLALAGVCHAMSVYVVATFSAFALGFLASGFITAYVYTPELYPTSIRALGCGVGGAWLKVAAIFAPAIVSKTMVGGNLDVAFYILAAVPFAAAIVVHFLGIETKGKVLEQLEA; encoded by the coding sequence ATGAGAACCATCGACAACATCATCGAACATCGAGGCGGGGCGGGTGTCAGCGGACCTGTCACCCGGGGCTCCATCATCGCGCGGCTCGAACGGATGCCGACCAACGCGATGCAGATTCGCGCGCGCGTGCTGATCGGGCTCGCGACGTTCTTCGACGGCTTCGACGTGATCGCGATCGCGGCGACGCTGCCGATCCTGATCCAGAAGTGGCATTTGACGCCGTGGGAAATCGGCTTCCTGATCGCCTCGGGATCGGTCGGCCAGTTGTTCGGCGCGTTCCTGTTCCCGTGGCTCGCGGAGCGTCATGGCCGCGTGCGCGCGATTGCGTGGAGTTCGGGGATCATCGGCGTGACGAGCATTCTGTGCGGGTTCGCGCCGACCTTCGCGGCGTTCGCCGCGCTGCGCGTCGTGCAGGGTTTCGGTCTCGGCGGCGAACTGCCGGTCGCGGCCACGTACATCAACGAGATCAGCCGCGCGCATGGGCGAGGCCGCTTCGTGCTGCTGTACGAGATCGTGTTCCCGATCGGGCTGCTCGCGTCGAACGCGCTCGGCGCGTGGGTCGTGCCGCGTTTCGGCTGGGAGGCGATGTACTTCATCGGCGGGCTGCCGCTGGTGCTGTTCTTCGTGCTGCGCCGTCTCGTGCCGGAATCGCCGCGCTGGCTCGCGGAACGCGAGCGCCTCGGCGACGCCGACAACGCGATGACCGTGTTCGAGCGTTCCGCGAAGGGGCCGCTCGCGCCGGTCGCGCACGCGGCGGAATTCGACGAACTGGCGAACCGCCATCCGAAGCGCCGGATGAAGGACCTGTTCGGCCCCGCGTATCTGAAGCGCACGCTCGCGGTCGCGATGCTGTGGATCACCTGCGGCTTCATCCAGTACGGGCTGTCCACGTGGCTGCCGACGATCTATCGCACCCTCTATCACGCACCGCTGCAACTCGCGCTGAACCTCGCGGTGGCCGCGTCGGTGCTCGGCGTCGTCGGGTCGCTCGTATGCGCGCTGCTGGTGGACAAGGTCGGGCGCAAGCCGATCATCAACGTGTCGTTCGTGCTGTGTGCCGTGTCGCTCGCGCTGGCCGGCGTGTGCCATGCGATGTCGGTGTACGTGGTCGCGACGTTCAGCGCGTTCGCGCTCGGCTTCCTCGCGAGCGGTTTCATCACGGCTTACGTGTACACGCCGGAACTGTATCCGACCAGCATCCGCGCGCTCGGCTGCGGCGTCGGCGGCGCATGGCTGAAAGTGGCCGCGATCTTCGCGCCGGCGATCGTCTCGAAGACGATGGTCGGCGGCAATCTCGACGTCGCGTTCTACATCCTCGCGGCGGTGCCGTTCGCGGCGGCGATCGTCGTGCATTTCCTCGGCATCGAGACGAAGGGGAAGGTGCTGGAACAGCTCGAAGCTTGA
- a CDS encoding NAD(P)/FAD-dependent oxidoreductase has product MSAPQASASVAAPRTVVVIGGGQAAGWVVKTLRKEGFDGRLVMIADEAHLPYERPPLSKAVLAGEADIDTVRIVKPDEFAGLDVEAWQPDCATSIDRAARIVRTRSGREVEYDRLVIATGGAARRLPDALVRTRHVTCLRTLDEAVALGERLRGSRRVLVIGGGWIGLEVAATARKLGVEATVVEGAPRLCARSLPPVVSQFLLDLHRSHGVDVRVGAALASIEDHPDDPQRVRATLADGSVLDADFAVAGIGLAPHTALAEAAGLPVADGIVVDEYGATADPNVFACGDVANHPNAWLGRRVRLESWANAQNQAIAAAKALLGKAEPYADIPWFWSDQYDVNLQILGDLPTDADLAVRGSLADKRATLFCVKDGALRGAIAINAARDLKLARKWMQQGRPVDLATLTDASKALA; this is encoded by the coding sequence CGTGAAGACGCTGCGCAAGGAAGGCTTCGACGGCCGCCTCGTGATGATCGCGGACGAAGCCCATCTGCCGTACGAGCGCCCGCCGCTGTCGAAGGCGGTGCTCGCGGGCGAAGCGGATATCGACACGGTGCGGATCGTGAAGCCCGACGAATTCGCGGGCCTTGATGTCGAAGCGTGGCAACCGGACTGCGCGACGTCGATCGACCGCGCGGCGCGCATCGTGCGCACGCGCTCGGGCCGCGAGGTCGAATACGACCGGCTGGTGATCGCGACCGGCGGCGCGGCGCGCCGCTTGCCGGATGCGCTTGTCAGAACGCGGCACGTCACCTGTCTGCGCACGCTCGACGAAGCCGTGGCGCTCGGCGAGAGGCTGCGCGGCAGCCGCCGCGTGCTCGTGATCGGCGGCGGCTGGATCGGCCTCGAAGTCGCGGCGACCGCGCGCAAGCTCGGCGTCGAAGCGACCGTGGTCGAAGGCGCGCCGCGACTGTGCGCGCGTTCGCTGCCGCCGGTCGTGTCGCAGTTCCTGCTCGACCTGCATCGTTCGCACGGCGTGGACGTGCGCGTCGGCGCGGCGCTCGCGTCGATCGAGGACCACCCGGACGACCCGCAACGCGTGCGCGCGACGCTCGCGGACGGCTCCGTGCTCGACGCGGACTTCGCGGTCGCCGGCATCGGCCTCGCGCCGCACACGGCGCTCGCCGAGGCGGCGGGGCTGCCGGTCGCGGACGGCATCGTCGTCGACGAATACGGCGCGACGGCCGACCCGAACGTGTTCGCGTGCGGCGACGTCGCGAACCATCCGAACGCGTGGCTCGGCCGCCGCGTGCGGCTCGAATCGTGGGCGAACGCGCAGAACCAGGCGATCGCGGCCGCGAAGGCGCTGCTCGGCAAGGCCGAGCCGTATGCGGACATTCCATGGTTCTGGTCCGATCAGTACGACGTGAACCTCCAGATCCTCGGCGACCTGCCGACGGATGCGGACCTCGCGGTGCGCGGCAGTCTCGCCGATAAACGCGCGACGCTGTTCTGCGTGAAGGACGGCGCGCTGCGCGGCGCGATCGCGATCAACGCCGCGCGCGACCTGAAGCTCGCGCGCAAATGGATGCAGCAGGGGCGGCCGGTCGATCTCGCGACACTGACCGACGCCAGCAAGGCTCTCGCGTAA